A genomic window from Mesorhizobium sp. 131-2-1 includes:
- a CDS encoding DUF2066 domain-containing protein — MPRFSRFVPVIIGLIGAMAGSVLAAGLDDLYQSQTIVTGTGEVNRQIGFRDCLDKVLVRVSGDQRLPGKPEMEALLDKAGGFVDSFRYHDRLEGIPVHDEQGTHDRPHDLTCLYKPAVIDKVLAQLGSKPWLGERPTVAVFLAAEQGTRHFVLSADDERGQAMRESFVNATGPLLMRIAFPPAAQISGLDEKALRATDIATLDDLARKAGAKQALAGSIVWSDKDLGWIADWRLADGGKTYRWQVRGVSFDEAFRVAMRGAAQVLSGNGQP, encoded by the coding sequence ATGCCCAGGTTTTCGCGTTTCGTACCTGTCATCATCGGCCTGATCGGCGCGATGGCCGGATCCGTTCTTGCGGCAGGCCTCGACGACCTCTACCAGTCGCAGACGATCGTCACCGGCACCGGCGAGGTCAACCGCCAGATCGGCTTCAGGGATTGCCTGGACAAGGTGTTGGTCAGGGTCTCCGGCGATCAGCGGCTGCCGGGCAAACCGGAGATGGAGGCGCTGCTCGATAAAGCAGGCGGTTTCGTTGATTCCTTCCGCTACCACGACCGGCTGGAAGGCATCCCCGTGCATGACGAGCAAGGTACGCATGACCGGCCGCACGACCTCACCTGCCTCTACAAGCCCGCGGTGATCGACAAGGTGCTGGCGCAACTGGGCAGCAAGCCCTGGCTCGGCGAGCGGCCGACGGTCGCCGTTTTCCTGGCGGCAGAGCAAGGCACGCGGCATTTCGTGCTAAGCGCCGATGACGAGCGCGGCCAGGCGATGCGCGAATCCTTCGTCAACGCCACGGGGCCGCTGCTGATGCGCATCGCCTTCCCGCCGGCGGCACAGATTTCCGGCCTGGACGAGAAGGCGCTGCGCGCCACCGACATCGCCACGCTCGACGATCTGGCGAGAAAGGCCGGAGCCAAGCAGGCGCTCGCCGGCAGCATCGTATGGAGCGACAAGGACCTGGGCTGGATCGCCGATTGGCGGCTGGCCGATGGCGGCAAGACCTATCGGTGGCAAGTGCGCGGCGTCAGCTTCGACGAGGCGTTCCGGGTCGCGATGAGAGGCGCGGCGCAGGTGTTGTCCGGCAATGGGCAACCCTGA
- the hemB gene encoding porphobilinogen synthase, translating into MNRFTPAKPAGARSVDEITGSRRLRRMRKADWSRRLVQENRLSVDDLIWPIFVVDGKGVREPIAAMPGVFRLSLDLAVKEAERAAKLGIPAIATFPNVELSLRDQAGSHILDPENIINRATRAFKHAVPEIGIITDAALDPFTSHGHDGILRDGIIVNDETVEQVAAAAVIQAAAGADIIAPSDMMDGRIGAIRDALDANGFQDVAIMSYATKFASAFYGPYREAVGTAGLLKGDKKTYYIDHANSNEAVREAEQDLAEGADMLMVKPGLPYLDIIRRLKDELQMPTFAYQVSGEYSMIKAAAANGWIDGEKAMLESLLAFKRAGCDGILTYFAPEVAAILKG; encoded by the coding sequence ATGAACAGATTCACCCCCGCAAAGCCCGCCGGCGCGCGCAGCGTCGACGAGATCACCGGCAGCCGGCGGCTGAGGCGCATGCGCAAGGCCGACTGGTCGCGGCGCCTGGTGCAGGAGAACCGGCTTTCGGTCGACGACCTGATCTGGCCGATCTTCGTCGTCGACGGCAAGGGCGTGCGCGAGCCGATCGCGGCGATGCCCGGCGTCTTCCGGCTGTCGCTCGACCTCGCGGTCAAGGAGGCCGAACGCGCGGCCAAGCTCGGCATTCCGGCGATCGCCACCTTCCCCAATGTCGAGCTTTCGCTGCGCGACCAGGCCGGCTCGCACATCCTCGATCCGGAAAACATCATCAACCGCGCCACCCGCGCCTTCAAGCACGCGGTGCCGGAGATCGGCATCATCACCGATGCGGCGCTCGACCCGTTCACCAGCCATGGCCACGACGGCATCCTGCGCGACGGCATCATCGTCAATGACGAGACCGTGGAACAGGTGGCGGCAGCGGCCGTCATCCAGGCTGCGGCGGGCGCCGATATCATCGCGCCGTCCGACATGATGGACGGCCGCATCGGCGCCATCCGCGACGCGCTCGACGCCAACGGCTTCCAGGACGTGGCGATCATGTCCTACGCGACGAAGTTCGCGTCAGCCTTCTACGGCCCCTACCGCGAGGCGGTGGGCACAGCCGGCCTGCTCAAGGGCGACAAGAAGACCTACTATATCGACCACGCCAATTCCAACGAGGCGGTGCGCGAGGCAGAGCAGGACCTCGCCGAAGGGGCCGACATGCTGATGGTGAAGCCCGGCCTGCCCTATCTCGATATCATCCGCCGGCTGAAGGACGAGCTTCAGATGCCGACCTTCGCCTATCAGGTGTCGGGCGAGTATTCGATGATCAAGGCGGCGGCCGCCAATGGCTGGATCGACGGCGAGAAGGCGATGCTGGAAAGCCTGCTCGCCTTCAAGCGCGCCGGCTGCGACGGCATCCTGACCTATTTCGCGCCGGAAGTGGCGGCAATCCTGAAAGGATAG
- a CDS encoding glutathione S-transferase, with protein MTKATLTISSKNYSSWSLRGWLLCRMAGLEFEEQRVDIDDPEQRQELLLLSPSVLVPRLTHDGVTVWDTLATAEYLAETVPGTGLLPAERVARAHCRAVSGEMHSGFHNLRSALPMNLKARHKSFKIFSGARPDVDRIKTIWSECLATYGGPWLFGASPTVADAMYAPVCTRFRTYAVELEAPLAAFCDTILGWPLMQEWTEGALIEPEEIIELDVEF; from the coding sequence ATGACAAAGGCGACATTGACGATCTCGTCGAAGAACTATTCGTCATGGTCGCTGCGCGGCTGGCTGCTGTGCCGCATGGCCGGTCTGGAGTTCGAGGAACAGCGTGTCGACATCGACGACCCGGAGCAGCGGCAGGAATTGCTGCTCCTGTCGCCTTCGGTGCTGGTGCCGAGGCTGACGCATGATGGCGTGACCGTGTGGGATACGCTAGCAACCGCCGAGTATCTTGCCGAGACGGTGCCCGGAACCGGGCTGCTGCCGGCCGAGCGCGTGGCGCGCGCCCATTGCCGCGCTGTCTCGGGCGAAATGCATTCGGGCTTCCACAATCTGCGCTCGGCGCTGCCGATGAACCTCAAGGCGAGGCACAAGAGCTTCAAGATTTTTTCCGGCGCGCGGCCGGACGTGGACCGGATCAAGACGATCTGGTCCGAATGCCTGGCGACCTATGGCGGGCCGTGGCTGTTCGGCGCCTCGCCCACGGTTGCCGACGCCATGTACGCGCCGGTCTGCACCCGCTTTCGCACCTACGCGGTGGAGCTCGAAGCGCCGCTGGCAGCCTTCTGCGACACTATCCTTGGCTGGCCACTGATGCAGGAATGGACGGAAGGCGCCCTGATCGAGCCCGAGGAGATCATCGAGCTCGACGTGGAGTTTTGA
- a CDS encoding polyhydroxyalkanoate depolymerase, with the protein MLYQAYQLQDDLIAPARIFADLMGSVAGSSMGLGDTARRRISAGLEMIARFRFTHTRPDFGIESVKVGNRDVPVAIETVLALPFGKLLRFAKDIEARQPKVVVIAPLSGHFSTLLRGTVETLLCDHDVYVTDWANARDVPLSAGSFGVDDYVDYLIRFLETIGPGAHILAVCQPCVQALAAVAVMSEDRHPATPRSMTLMAGPIDPRESPTEVNEFAVSKSLSWFQNSVISRVPWRHAGGGRRVYPGFLQLAAFMAMNMDRHTTAHRKLHDHLAAGETAEAEKIKTFYDEYFAVLDLTEEFYLETIERVFHKAELATGAFTFRGAPVDPGAIRNTALLTVEGGRDDICALGQTSAAHDLCCSLRPHLKRHHLQANVGHYGVFNGKRWEREIYPVVRNLILAME; encoded by the coding sequence ATGCTGTACCAGGCCTACCAGCTTCAGGACGACCTCATCGCCCCGGCGCGGATTTTCGCCGATCTGATGGGCTCCGTGGCGGGCAGCAGCATGGGTCTCGGCGACACCGCGAGACGGCGCATCAGCGCCGGACTGGAAATGATCGCCCGCTTCAGGTTCACCCATACGCGACCGGATTTCGGCATCGAATCCGTCAAGGTCGGCAACCGCGACGTGCCTGTCGCCATCGAAACGGTGCTCGCCTTGCCATTCGGCAAGCTGTTGCGCTTTGCCAAGGACATCGAAGCTCGCCAGCCCAAGGTCGTGGTGATCGCGCCTCTGTCAGGACATTTCTCGACGCTGCTGCGCGGCACGGTGGAGACGCTGCTTTGCGACCATGACGTCTATGTCACCGACTGGGCCAATGCCCGCGACGTGCCTCTTTCGGCCGGCAGCTTCGGCGTGGACGACTATGTCGACTACCTCATCCGTTTCCTGGAAACGATCGGCCCGGGCGCGCATATCCTCGCGGTCTGCCAGCCCTGCGTCCAGGCCCTCGCCGCCGTCGCAGTCATGTCCGAGGACAGGCACCCTGCGACACCGCGCTCGATGACACTGATGGCGGGGCCGATCGATCCGCGCGAGAGCCCGACCGAGGTCAACGAATTCGCCGTCAGCAAGTCGCTTTCGTGGTTTCAGAACTCGGTCATCTCCCGCGTGCCCTGGCGCCATGCCGGCGGCGGGCGGCGCGTCTATCCAGGCTTCCTCCAGCTTGCAGCGTTCATGGCCATGAACATGGACCGCCACACCACCGCCCACCGCAAGCTGCATGACCATCTGGCCGCCGGCGAGACCGCGGAGGCCGAAAAGATCAAGACCTTCTACGACGAGTATTTCGCGGTGCTCGACCTCACCGAGGAATTCTATCTCGAAACCATCGAGCGCGTGTTCCACAAGGCGGAACTCGCCACCGGCGCGTTCACCTTCCGCGGCGCGCCGGTCGACCCGGGCGCCATACGCAACACGGCGCTGCTCACCGTGGAAGGTGGGCGCGACGACATCTGCGCCCTCGGCCAGACCTCTGCCGCGCATGATCTGTGCTGTTCGCTGCGCCCGCATTTGAAGCGTCATCACCTGCAAGCCAATGTCGGCCATTACGGTGTTTTCAACGGCAAGCGCTGGGAGCGCGAAATCTATCCCGTCGTACGCAATCTCATCCTAGCGATGGAGTAG
- a CDS encoding dihydrofolate reductase family protein: MSKLRVNAFTLSLDGFGAGPDQDLGNPLGIGGEALHKWMIGTRTFREMVFGKDGGTTDTDDAFAARSFENVGAWILGRNMFGPIRGEWPDESWKGWWGDNPPYHVPTFVLTHHKRDPIEMEGGTTFYFVTDGIHSALERAKAAAGGKDVRVGGGVSTVRQYLKERLIDDMHLAISPVLLGSGEHLFAGLDMLKLGYRCTEQIATADATHVLIGRA, from the coding sequence GTGTCCAAGCTGCGTGTCAATGCTTTCACCCTGTCGCTCGACGGCTTTGGCGCCGGTCCCGACCAGGATCTCGGCAACCCGCTCGGCATCGGCGGCGAGGCTCTGCACAAATGGATGATCGGCACCCGCACTTTTCGTGAGATGGTGTTCGGCAAGGACGGCGGCACCACCGACACGGACGACGCGTTCGCGGCGCGCAGCTTCGAGAATGTCGGCGCCTGGATCCTCGGCCGCAACATGTTCGGACCGATCCGCGGCGAATGGCCGGATGAAAGCTGGAAAGGCTGGTGGGGCGACAACCCGCCCTATCACGTGCCGACCTTCGTGCTGACCCACCACAAGCGCGATCCGATCGAGATGGAAGGCGGGACGACGTTCTATTTCGTCACCGACGGCATCCATTCGGCTCTCGAGCGGGCGAAGGCCGCAGCCGGAGGCAAGGATGTGCGGGTCGGCGGCGGCGTCTCGACCGTCCGGCAATATCTCAAAGAGAGGCTGATCGACGACATGCATCTGGCGATCTCGCCGGTGCTGCTTGGATCGGGTGAGCACCTGTTCGCCGGCCTGGATATGCTGAAACTCGGCTACCGCTGCACGGAACAGATCGCGACGGCCGATGCGACGCATGTGCTGATCGGGCGTGCGTAG
- the ppk2 gene encoding polyphosphate kinase 2 encodes MNELKSNSGARDWLEAELADTLDEDYELEISEPALSLEIAKIYKDSHPPSIERMQYFRDLLRLQSELIKLQSWVAYHKKKVVVVFEGRDSAGKGGVIKRITQRLNPRICRVVALPAPTEREKSQWYFQRYVPHLPAGGEIVLFDRSWYNRSGVERVMGFAGPDQVEEFFRDVPEFERMLVRSGITLVKYWFSITDEEQQMRFLMRIHDPMKQWKLSPMDLQSRVRWEQYTKAKEETFARTNIKEAPWFIVEGNDKKRARLNCIDHLLQQFPYEEVPHEEITLPERVFNPEYERQVLPRELYVPEKY; translated from the coding sequence ATGAACGAACTGAAATCGAATTCCGGAGCCAGGGACTGGCTGGAAGCCGAACTCGCCGACACGCTCGACGAGGACTATGAGCTCGAGATATCGGAGCCGGCGCTGTCGCTGGAGATTGCCAAGATCTACAAGGATTCGCATCCGCCCTCGATCGAGCGCATGCAATATTTCCGCGACCTGCTGCGGCTGCAGTCCGAATTGATCAAGCTGCAGTCCTGGGTGGCCTACCACAAGAAGAAGGTCGTGGTGGTCTTCGAGGGCCGCGACTCGGCCGGCAAGGGCGGCGTCATCAAGCGCATCACCCAGCGGCTCAATCCGCGCATCTGCCGCGTCGTGGCGCTGCCGGCGCCGACCGAGCGCGAGAAGTCGCAATGGTACTTCCAGCGCTATGTGCCGCATCTGCCGGCGGGCGGCGAGATCGTGCTGTTCGACCGCTCCTGGTACAACCGCTCCGGCGTCGAGCGGGTGATGGGTTTCGCCGGGCCGGACCAGGTGGAGGAATTCTTCCGCGACGTGCCGGAATTCGAGCGCATGCTGGTACGCTCCGGCATCACGCTGGTGAAGTACTGGTTCTCGATCACCGACGAGGAACAGCAGATGCGCTTCCTGATGCGCATCCACGACCCGATGAAGCAGTGGAAGCTGTCGCCGATGGACCTGCAGTCGCGCGTACGCTGGGAGCAGTACACCAAGGCCAAGGAAGAGACCTTCGCCCGCACCAACATCAAGGAAGCCCCCTGGTTCATCGTCGAGGGCAATGACAAGAAGCGCGCGCGGCTGAACTGCATCGACCACCTCCTGCAGCAATTCCCCTATGAGGAAGTGCCGCATGAGGAGATCACGCTGCCCGAGCGCGTCTTCAACCCGGAATACGAGCGCCAGGTGCTGCCGCGCGAGCTCTACGTGCCGGAGAAGTATTGA
- a CDS encoding aldo/keto reductase: protein MEYRTLGRSGLKVSTLTLGTMTFGGAGAFAAVGKTDLKEAARMIDLCIDAGINLIDTANVYSNGISEEIIGEALGGKRKDDVLIASKARMRIGKGPNDEGLSRHHLIRECEKSLKRLKTDVIDIYFLHEWDGVTPLEETIAALDTLVSQGKIRYVGCSNYSGWQVMKALAISDSSHQPRFVTQQIHYTLEAREAEYELLPISVDQGLGVLVWSPLAGGLLSGKYHRDSPTARQLGGWSEPPIRDEDRLWRIVDVLVDIGKARGVSGAQVALAWLLGRPAVSSLVIGARSEAQLKDNIAAASLTLSFDERARLDAVSRPPVLYPYWHQQLTARGRFGPADLVLDRSDI, encoded by the coding sequence ATGGAATACCGCACACTCGGCCGTTCCGGGCTGAAGGTTTCGACCTTGACGCTCGGCACCATGACCTTCGGCGGCGCCGGCGCTTTCGCAGCCGTCGGCAAGACCGACCTCAAGGAAGCCGCCCGGATGATCGACCTCTGCATCGATGCCGGCATCAACCTCATCGACACCGCCAATGTCTATTCGAACGGGATTTCGGAAGAGATCATCGGCGAAGCGCTGGGCGGCAAGCGCAAGGACGACGTGCTGATCGCCTCCAAGGCGCGCATGCGCATCGGCAAAGGCCCCAACGACGAGGGCCTGTCGCGCCACCACCTGATCCGCGAATGCGAGAAGAGCCTGAAGCGGCTGAAGACCGATGTCATCGACATCTACTTCCTGCATGAGTGGGACGGCGTGACGCCGCTGGAGGAGACGATCGCCGCGCTCGACACGCTGGTGAGCCAGGGCAAGATCCGCTATGTCGGCTGCTCCAACTATTCCGGCTGGCAGGTGATGAAGGCGCTTGCCATCAGCGACAGCAGCCACCAGCCGCGCTTCGTCACCCAGCAGATCCACTACACGCTCGAGGCGCGCGAGGCCGAATACGAGCTCTTGCCGATCTCGGTCGACCAAGGGCTCGGCGTGCTGGTGTGGAGCCCGCTCGCCGGCGGCCTGCTCAGCGGCAAATACCACCGCGACAGTCCGACCGCCCGGCAGCTCGGCGGCTGGTCGGAGCCGCCGATCCGCGACGAGGACCGGCTGTGGCGGATCGTCGACGTGCTCGTCGATATCGGCAAGGCCAGGGGCGTGTCTGGCGCGCAGGTGGCGCTCGCCTGGCTGCTCGGCCGGCCGGCGGTCTCGTCGCTGGTGATCGGCGCCCGAAGCGAAGCGCAGCTCAAGGACAACATCGCCGCCGCCAGCCTGACTTTGTCCTTCGACGAGCGCGCGCGGCTCGACGCTGTCAGCCGGCCGCCGGTCCTCTACCCCTATTGGCACCAGCAGCTGACGGCCAGGGGCCGCTTCGGGCCGGCCGACCTGGTGCTCGACCGCAGCGATATCTGA
- a CDS encoding glycosyl transferase family 90, which translates to MATPLRTAAKVFYYARNFARDLAPQALFRHRLAGWLEQARRSDNSVRERVNFYNRLEQPFVPSPAAVPVSRIPFRPSMYYYDLKEFARYFDPALLIDLEFGDVIDVPKMPSIVKDRPITDGNGNSVLMKLDKFRHFQMPADRQPFADKRPLVVWRGHLNNPIRTRFLDAMRDLPICDVGTPNKDAKAEYQKPYLTIDEQRRYRYIVSLEGNDVATNLKWIMSSNSLCMMPPPTYETWFAESEVRADVHYVPLAPDFSDLADRVRHFEKHPADAERIVAAANAYCRKFRNERDEQAISLLVLYKYFVLSGQVKPDPEVWRFIAG; encoded by the coding sequence ATGGCCACGCCTCTCCGAACCGCCGCCAAGGTGTTTTACTACGCGCGCAACTTTGCGCGCGACCTCGCTCCGCAGGCGCTGTTCCGCCACCGGCTGGCGGGATGGCTGGAGCAGGCACGGCGGTCGGACAACTCGGTCCGCGAGCGCGTGAACTTCTACAACAGGCTGGAGCAGCCCTTTGTGCCGAGCCCGGCCGCGGTGCCCGTCAGCCGCATACCGTTTCGGCCGAGCATGTATTATTACGACCTGAAGGAGTTTGCCCGCTATTTCGATCCGGCGCTGCTCATCGACCTCGAGTTCGGCGACGTCATCGATGTTCCCAAGATGCCGTCGATCGTCAAGGACCGGCCGATCACAGACGGCAACGGCAATTCGGTGCTGATGAAGCTCGACAAGTTCCGTCACTTCCAGATGCCCGCCGACCGGCAGCCCTTTGCCGACAAGCGCCCGCTGGTGGTCTGGCGCGGCCATCTCAACAATCCGATACGGACTCGGTTCCTCGACGCTATGCGCGACCTGCCGATCTGCGATGTCGGCACGCCGAACAAGGACGCGAAGGCCGAATACCAAAAACCCTATCTCACCATCGATGAGCAGCGGCGTTACCGCTACATCGTCTCGCTCGAGGGCAACGATGTCGCGACCAACCTCAAATGGATCATGAGCTCGAATTCGCTCTGCATGATGCCGCCGCCGACCTACGAGACCTGGTTCGCCGAAAGCGAGGTCAGGGCCGATGTCCACTACGTGCCGCTGGCGCCCGACTTCTCCGATCTCGCCGACAGGGTGCGCCATTTCGAAAAGCATCCAGCCGATGCCGAACGCATCGTCGCCGCCGCCAACGCCTATTGCCGGAAATTCCGCAACGAGCGGGACGAGCAGGCGATCTCGCTGCTCGTCCTCTACAAATATTTCGTGCTCAGCGGCCAGGTCAAACCGGATCCCGAAGTCTGGCGTTTCATCGCCGGCTGA
- a CDS encoding DUF982 domain-containing protein — translation MENNRFEIPVTVKSATAGTNQLLRTAREASDYLLNSWPGKRSTKHREALQACHDALAGDKPAMNARRAFIAAAREVNVFVSDKAPA, via the coding sequence ATGGAAAACAACCGGTTTGAAATACCCGTGACCGTCAAGTCGGCCACGGCGGGAACCAATCAGCTCTTGCGCACCGCGCGAGAAGCTTCGGACTATCTGCTCAACAGCTGGCCGGGCAAGCGCAGCACCAAGCATCGCGAAGCGCTGCAGGCCTGTCACGACGCCCTGGCCGGCGACAAGCCGGCGATGAATGCCAGGCGCGCCTTCATCGCCGCCGCCCGCGAAGTGAATGTCTTCGTCAGCGACAAGGCCCCGGCCTAG
- a CDS encoding GntR family transcriptional regulator — MSQMQSVERQLREMILGLEIGPGERLTERWIESRFAASRTPVRAALLRLETEGLICRDGRGWTVSPINLAELEQIAVYREAVEVAAVRLTCALQDRSAVDVIEAMLESCDAETPREEWHRIGMDFHIELARLSGNDFLFRAVRDAMTRLSRARWLEVRDEAALGRAWAEHHAVLAAVWAGDADEAARLLSAHIVGSRDRLVTSLRDDRRGLRARGFAVVAA; from the coding sequence ATGTCGCAGATGCAGAGCGTCGAACGGCAGCTTCGCGAGATGATCCTCGGCCTCGAGATCGGACCCGGCGAGCGCCTGACCGAGCGTTGGATCGAAAGCCGCTTCGCCGCCTCGCGCACGCCGGTCAGGGCCGCGCTGCTGCGCCTGGAGACCGAAGGCCTGATCTGCCGCGACGGGCGCGGCTGGACAGTCTCGCCCATCAATCTGGCCGAGCTCGAGCAGATCGCCGTCTATCGCGAGGCGGTGGAGGTGGCCGCCGTCAGGCTGACCTGCGCCCTGCAAGACAGGAGCGCCGTCGACGTCATCGAGGCGATGCTGGAGTCCTGCGATGCCGAGACCCCGCGCGAGGAATGGCACCGCATCGGCATGGATTTCCATATCGAGCTGGCCAGGCTCTCCGGTAACGACTTCCTGTTTAGGGCAGTGCGCGACGCGATGACCAGGCTTTCCCGCGCGCGCTGGCTGGAGGTCCGCGACGAGGCGGCGCTTGGGCGGGCCTGGGCCGAGCACCACGCGGTGTTGGCCGCGGTGTGGGCCGGCGACGCCGACGAGGCGGCACGGCTGCTTTCGGCCCATATCGTCGGCAGCCGCGACCGGCTGGTGACGTCGCTGCGCGACGACCGGCGCGGCTTGCGTGCCCGGGGATTCGCCGTCGTCGCGGCGTGA
- a CDS encoding MFS transporter, whose protein sequence is MSENGSEQSGYNVHWRRNLAVCFAGSFSTLIAMTLLLPFLPLYVEQLGAEGHAAIVQWSGIAYGATFFAAALVAPLWGRLGDRYGRKLMLVRASFGMAICMSLTGMVETVWQLVLLRLLIGFAGGYSSGSTILVAMQTPKERSGWALGVLSAGITAGSLVGPLLGGALPPVIGIRATFLLSGGVIFLAFLATTFLIKETPRPAAARAEATSKPKSGWSQIRDKRPVVAMLATGMLLAFATMSIEPIITVYVQQLIEDQSRVTLVAGVVMSATALGAILSASWLGKLADRIGHWNVVIAALAASALLLIPQAFVTKGWQLIGLRFLMGLALGGLLPCITSVIRHNVPEGVGGNVLGLSISAQYVGQVAGPLLGGFAGGHFGMRSVFLGTSVLMASGAVYNWIVQSRRTRNMLAQAGSR, encoded by the coding sequence ATGAGCGAGAACGGCAGCGAACAGAGCGGCTACAATGTCCACTGGCGGCGCAATCTCGCCGTCTGCTTCGCGGGCTCGTTCAGCACGCTCATCGCCATGACCTTGCTGCTGCCCTTCCTGCCGCTCTATGTCGAGCAGTTGGGCGCCGAGGGCCATGCGGCGATCGTGCAATGGTCGGGCATCGCCTACGGTGCCACCTTCTTTGCGGCCGCCCTTGTGGCGCCGCTGTGGGGACGGCTCGGCGACCGCTACGGCCGCAAGCTGATGCTGGTGCGCGCCAGTTTCGGCATGGCGATCTGCATGTCGCTGACCGGCATGGTCGAAACCGTCTGGCAACTGGTGCTGCTGCGCCTGCTGATCGGCTTTGCCGGCGGCTATTCGTCGGGCTCGACCATCCTGGTCGCCATGCAGACACCGAAGGAGCGTTCCGGCTGGGCGCTCGGCGTGCTCTCGGCCGGCATCACGGCAGGCTCCCTGGTCGGGCCGCTGCTGGGCGGCGCATTGCCGCCGGTGATCGGCATCCGCGCCACCTTCCTGCTGTCGGGCGGCGTCATCTTCCTTGCCTTCCTGGCGACGACCTTCCTGATCAAGGAGACCCCTCGCCCGGCGGCCGCCAGAGCCGAAGCGACGTCAAAGCCGAAAAGCGGCTGGTCGCAGATCCGCGACAAGCGCCCGGTCGTCGCCATGCTGGCGACCGGCATGCTGCTCGCCTTCGCCACGATGTCGATCGAACCGATCATCACCGTCTATGTGCAGCAGCTGATCGAGGATCAAAGCCGGGTGACGCTGGTCGCCGGCGTCGTGATGTCGGCGACGGCGCTCGGCGCCATCCTGTCGGCCTCTTGGCTCGGCAAACTTGCCGACCGCATCGGCCACTGGAATGTCGTGATCGCCGCGCTTGCTGCCTCGGCCCTGCTGTTGATCCCGCAGGCCTTCGTCACCAAGGGCTGGCAGTTGATCGGCCTGCGCTTCCTGATGGGCCTGGCGCTGGGCGGGCTTTTGCCCTGCATCACCAGCGTCATCCGCCACAACGTGCCGGAAGGTGTCGGCGGCAATGTGCTGGGCCTGTCGATTTCGGCGCAGTATGTCGGCCAGGTGGCGGGACCTCTGCTCGGCGGCTTCGCCGGCGGCCATTTCGGCATGCGCTCGGTGTTCCTGGGCACGTCGGTGCTGATGGCGAGCGGCGCGGTGTACAACTGGATTGTCCAGTCGCGGCGCACCCGCAACATGCTGGCGCAAGCCGGCAGCCGCTGA
- a CDS encoding YkvA family protein, translating into MNGKLKDWARTIKRDVHAIYLAAGDPRTPWYAKVLALFIAGYALSPIDLIPDFIPVLGYLDDAIIVPLGILAVLKMIPPEVMAEHRAAAALAGERPVSRVAAVVIACVWGASAALAAWLGYRYFIG; encoded by the coding sequence ATGAACGGCAAGCTGAAGGACTGGGCGCGCACGATCAAGCGAGACGTGCACGCGATCTATCTCGCAGCCGGGGATCCCCGCACACCTTGGTATGCTAAAGTGCTGGCGCTGTTCATCGCCGGCTATGCGCTGTCACCAATAGACCTGATTCCCGACTTCATCCCGGTGCTTGGATATCTCGATGACGCGATCATTGTGCCGCTCGGCATTCTGGCCGTGTTGAAGATGATCCCACCGGAGGTCATGGCAGAACATCGCGCCGCTGCCGCGCTTGCGGGAGAGCGCCCGGTGAGTCGGGTAGCCGCAGTCGTCATCGCCTGCGTCTGGGGCGCATCTGCCGCACTGGCGGCGTGGCTCGGCTATCGCTACTTCATCGGCTGA
- a CDS encoding DUF423 domain-containing protein encodes MGSTEQPASAGSRVFVLAGGLCGAAGVALSAAAAHLGGAFVGTAASFLLMHAPVFFAVGLIGAERALRVASLVLLVGLVLFCGDLLARDFLGSRPFPMSAPIGGTLLIGGWLAIAASAFMPRRA; translated from the coding sequence ATGGGCTCAACTGAACAACCAGCGAGCGCAGGCAGCCGTGTCTTCGTGCTTGCGGGCGGCCTTTGCGGCGCGGCGGGCGTGGCGCTGTCGGCCGCGGCCGCGCATCTGGGAGGCGCCTTCGTCGGCACGGCGGCGTCCTTCCTGCTTATGCACGCGCCAGTCTTCTTCGCCGTCGGGCTCATCGGCGCGGAACGCGCTTTGCGAGTCGCAAGCCTGGTCCTGCTTGTCGGGTTGGTGCTTTTCTGCGGCGATCTTCTCGCCCGCGACTTTTTGGGTTCGCGGCCTTTTCCAATGTCGGCGCCGATCGGCGGCACCTTGCTGATTGGCGGCTGGCTGGCGATCGCCGCCTCGGCCTTCATGCCGCGCCGTGCCTGA